The Saliniramus fredricksonii genome segment CCGCATGCCGGATTTCTTCCTGATCTCGGGGCTGTTTCTCGCGCGCGTGATCGATCGCGACTGGCGTCGCTACGCCGACAAGCGGGTGCTGCATTTCCTCTATTTCTATGTGCTCTGGCTCGTCATCCAGTCCATCATCCGTTTCGGCGATGTCGCGGACGGTTCGGTGACGGGGCTCATCGAGCATCTGGCCTGGTCCATGGTTCAGCCATTCTCGACGCTGTGGTTCGTCTACATGCTGGCGATCTTCTCGGTGGTGACGAAACTGCTGCGCGGCGTGCCGGTCTGGGCCCTGCTCGGCGGTGCGGCGCTGCTGGAGATCGCACCGATCCATACGGGCGCGATCCTCGTTGATGAATTCGCCGCGCGCTATGTCTACTTTCTCGCCGGCTACCTGCTCGCCCCGCAAATCTTCAAACTGGCTGATTGGGCGCTTGCCCACAAACCTGCGGCCCTGGCCGGGCTCGTGCTCTGGGCGGTCGTGAACGGCTTTCTGGCCCTCACGCCGTCGGGGCTGACCGAGACCGGCACGCTCGCCACGCTGCCAGTCATCAGCCTGATCGCGGGAACGCTCGGCGCGGTGGCAATGGTGCTGATCTCGGCACTGCTCGCCGGCACGCTGCTCGGTCGCCCGCTCGATTATGCCGGACGCCACGCCATCGCCGTCTATCTCGCCTTCTTCCTGCCCATGGCCGTGACGCGCGAGATTCTCTTGCGGCTGGGTATCATCGAGGATGTGGGGGTGATCTCTCTGATCGTGCTGATCGTGGCCGTGGTGGCGCCCCTCGTCGTCGAGCGGATCGTGCGCAACACACCGCTGAACTTTCTCTTCGTGCGACCGCACTTCGCGCGCATCGCACCGGAGCGCCGCGCCGCGCGGACCCAGCCGGCGGAGTGAGGCCTCAATCCGGCTTGTTGAGTGGCTCTATGCGGGTAGCCTGCTTCCAGAAGCCGTGCAGCATGTAGAGACCGAGCCCTGAGAACAGGCCCATCAGCACGTATCCGATGGTATCGCCGAGTTCGAATATCCCGGCGATCGCCCAGCCGGCAGCAACGGCCACGCCCAGAACCTGCGTCGCGACGAAGACGAGGGCGCTCAACACGGTAACCGTGGCGCGGAGATTTCTGCTGTTCGTGCGGCTCACGGCCTGCTCCCTGGTTCGACCAGTCAGACTTAACCACTCGCGCCTGCCGGTGCAAGCGGCTACGAAGCGGTCACCGCCGACGAGGCGTCGCAGCGTTTCTCCGCAACGCTATTGAAAAACCCTCCGGCAATTGCGAAACAGCTCACGCAAGTCCCGCCGATCCCGTCCTGATCCCTTCCGGAGCCCTTCGCGCATGTCCTTCGTCGCCACCCTGATCTGCAATCCCGCCACGCCGATTCTCGATGCCGCGATGATCGAGGCGGCGGGCGCGGCCCTGCCTGATCCGCAGATCCGGGTGCTCGCCGAGGGTGTGGCCACCGATCTCGCCTTCGATCCCGGTGATCTC includes the following:
- a CDS encoding acyltransferase family protein, which encodes MTMRMDTDRPVSLLHASGDGDRVAWVDTAKGMCIILVVMMHVVLGIGDRMGTEGFLHPVVAFAAPFRMPDFFLISGLFLARVIDRDWRRYADKRVLHFLYFYVLWLVIQSIIRFGDVADGSVTGLIEHLAWSMVQPFSTLWFVYMLAIFSVVTKLLRGVPVWALLGGAALLEIAPIHTGAILVDEFAARYVYFLAGYLLAPQIFKLADWALAHKPAALAGLVLWAVVNGFLALTPSGLTETGTLATLPVISLIAGTLGAVAMVLISALLAGTLLGRPLDYAGRHAIAVYLAFFLPMAVTREILLRLGIIEDVGVISLIVLIVAVVAPLVVERIVRNTPLNFLFVRPHFARIAPERRAARTQPAE